In Panthera uncia isolate 11264 chromosome B4, Puncia_PCG_1.0, whole genome shotgun sequence, one genomic interval encodes:
- the LOC125919513 gene encoding 40S ribosomal protein S11-like: MTMSAFFQAAGKMADIQTKRAYQKQPTIFQNKKRILLGETGKEKLRRYYKNSGLGFRMPKEAIEGTYIDKKCPFTGNASIQGQILSGVVTKMKMQRTTVIRRDYLHYIRKYNRFEKRHKNMSVHLSPCFRDVQIGDIVTVGECRPLSKTVRFKVLKGTKAAGTKKQFQKF; encoded by the coding sequence ATGACCATGAGCGCCTTTTTCCAGGCGGCCGGGAAGATGGCGGACATTCAGACTAAGCGTGCCTACCAAAAGCAGCCAACcatctttcaaaataagaagAGGATTCTGCTTGGAGAAACTGGCAAGGAGAAACTCCGGCGATACTACAAAAACAGCGGTTTGGGCTTCAGGATGCCCAAGGAGGCCATTGAGGGCACCTATATTGACAAGAAATGCCCCTTTACTGGTAACGCCTCCATCCAAGGGCAGATTCTGTCTGGTGTGGTGACCAAGATGAAGATGCAGAGGACCACTGTCATCCGCCGAGACTACCTCCATTATATCCGAAAGTACAACCGCTTTGAGAAACGCCACAAGAACATGTCCGTGCACCTGTCCCCCTGCTTCAGGGATGTCCAGATCGGCGACATTGTCACAGTGGGCGAGTGCCGGCCCTTGAGCAAGACTGTGCGCTTCAAAGTGCTCAAAGGCACAAAGGCCGCTGGCACCAAAAAGCAATTCCAGAAGTTCTGA